In a single window of the Papaver somniferum cultivar HN1 chromosome 8, ASM357369v1, whole genome shotgun sequence genome:
- the LOC113306742 gene encoding GTP-binding protein BRASSINAZOLE INSENSITIVE PALE GREEN 2, chloroplastic-like isoform X1, with translation MLARKFSPFKFKHGFHLAFISSSSQVSNFQSLNSHLLSNFNSTLYNQYPHQFPSNRSRFFSSESQTCLKFIREGNFDEKTSQNHVICPGCGVHMQGLDPKLPGYFMKPSEKKPDYKMKLDRQPIFDETEISDSIKRGSLNEVNNEPEQLPKATKFGSKPVVCARCHSLRYYGRVKDVTVENLLPDFDFDHTIGRKLVSTSGARSVVLMVVDAADFDGSFPRKVARLVSDTIDENSVDWKQGKSGNVPRVVLVVTKIDLLPPSLSPTRLEHWIRTRAREGGANKVTSVHLVSAVRGWGLKNLVDDVCKLAGARGNVWAVGAQNAGKSTLINSIGKHASGGEVNELTEAPVPGTTLGIIRVEGILPGQAKLFDTPGLLHPHQLTTRLTREEQKLVQISKELKPRTYRIKAGYTVHIAGLMRLDVEETSVDTVYVTVWASPYLPLHMGRTENVETMREHHFGRQLQPPINEERVEELGNWVRKKLHVSGNSWDVSSIDVSASGVGWFAVGLKGEARIGVWTYDGIDVTLRNSLIPQRSNHFEVPGFTVSKIVSQADRATNKQPQSKKQKKQKHGKDAASDSSPFPDNAADTSSC, from the exons ATGTTAGCTCGAAAGTTCTCACCTTTCAAattcaaacatgggtttcacctCGCCTTCATCAGTTCTTCTTCGCAGGTAAGCAATTTTCAATCTTTAAACTCTCACTTACTTTCCAATTTCAATTCAACCCTTTATAACCAATACCCACACCAATTTCCTTCGAATCGTTCAAGATTTTTCTCTTCTGAATCACAAACATGTTTGAAATTCATAAGGGAAGGAAATTTCGATGAGAAAACATCTCAAAATCATGTAATTTGTCCTGGTTGTGGTGTTCATATGCAAGGGTTAGACCCAAAATTACCGGGTTACTTCATGAAACCTTCAGAGAAGAAGCCAGATTATAAAATGAAATTAGATAGACAACCCATATTTGATGAAACTGAGATCTCAGATTCTATCAAAAGGGGCAGTCTCAATGAAGTTAATAATGAGCCTGAACAACTCCCAAAAGCTACTAAATTTGGTTCGAAACCGGTTGTTTGTGCTAGATGTCATTCGCTACGTTATTACGGGAGAGTGAAAGATGTTACGGTGGAGAACTTGTTACCGGATTTCGATTTCGATCATACAATTGGTAGGAAATTGGTGTCGACAAGTGGGGCAAGGTCAGTTGTTTTAATGGTTGTTGATGCTGCTGATTTTGATGGGTCATTTCCTAGGAAAGTTGCGAGATTGGTTTCGGATACTATTGATGAGAATTCAGTAGATTGGAAACAAGGGAAATCAGGGAATGTACCTAGAGTTGTTCTTGTGGTGACGAAAATTGATCTGCTTCCACCTTCTTTATCGCCTACGAGGTTGGAGCATTGGATTCGTACACGTGCTCGTGAAGGAGGAGCTAATAAGGTTACTAGTGTTCATTTGGTTAGTGCAGTTAGAGGTTGGGGTTTGAAAAATCTTGTGGATGATGTTTGTAAGCTGGCTGGTGCTAGAGGAAATGTTTGGGCTGTTGGAGCTCAGAATGCAGGGAAATCGACGCTGATTAACTCGATAGGTAAACATGCTAGTGGAGGGGAAGTTAATGAATTGACTGAAGCTCCTGTGCCTGGGACTACTCTGGGGATTATCAGGGTAGAGGGTATTCTTCCTGGTCAAGCGAAATTGTTCGATACTCCAGGACTTTTGCATCCTCACCAGCTTACGACAAGACTTACGAGGGAAGAACAGAAATTGGTGCAAATAAGCAAGGAGTTGAAACCAAGAACCTACAGAATCAAG GCTGGTTATACTGTTCATATTGCTGGCCTAATGAGACTGGATGTAGAGGAAACATCTGTTGATACAGTTTACGTTACCGTCTGGGCTTCTCCTTACCTTCCTTTGCATATGGGAAGAACAGAGAATGTTGAGACTATGCGCGAACACCATTTTGGTCGTCAGTTACAG CCACCTATCAATGAGGAAAGAGTCGAGGAACTTGGAAACTGGGTCCGGAAGAAATTGCATGTGTCGGGAAACAGTTGGGATGTAAGCTCCATAGACGTCTCAGCTTCTGGCGTTGGTTGGTTTGCCGTGGGACTAAAAGGGGAAGCCCGTATAGGTGTTTGGACTTATGATGGCATTGATGTTACATTACGGAACTCACTTATCCCACAAAGGTCAAACCACTTTGAAGTGCCAGGATTTACAGTCTCTAAGATTGTATCTCAAGCAGATCGAGCTACAAATAAACAACCTCAAAGCAAAAAGCAGAAGAAGCAAAAGCATGGCAAAGATGCTGCGTCTGATTCATCACCATTTCCAGATAATGCGGCAGATACAAGTTCTTGCTAG
- the LOC113306742 gene encoding GTP-binding protein BRASSINAZOLE INSENSITIVE PALE GREEN 2, chloroplastic-like isoform X2 yields the protein MGFTSPSSVLLRRCHSLRYYGRVKDVTVENLLPDFDFDHTIGRKLVSTSGARSVVLMVVDAADFDGSFPRKVARLVSDTIDENSVDWKQGKSGNVPRVVLVVTKIDLLPPSLSPTRLEHWIRTRAREGGANKVTSVHLVSAVRGWGLKNLVDDVCKLAGARGNVWAVGAQNAGKSTLINSIGKHASGGEVNELTEAPVPGTTLGIIRVEGILPGQAKLFDTPGLLHPHQLTTRLTREEQKLVQISKELKPRTYRIKAGYTVHIAGLMRLDVEETSVDTVYVTVWASPYLPLHMGRTENVETMREHHFGRQLQPPINEERVEELGNWVRKKLHVSGNSWDVSSIDVSASGVGWFAVGLKGEARIGVWTYDGIDVTLRNSLIPQRSNHFEVPGFTVSKIVSQADRATNKQPQSKKQKKQKHGKDAASDSSPFPDNAADTSSC from the exons atgggtttcacctCGCCTTCATCAGTTCTTCTTCGCAG ATGTCATTCGCTACGTTATTACGGGAGAGTGAAAGATGTTACGGTGGAGAACTTGTTACCGGATTTCGATTTCGATCATACAATTGGTAGGAAATTGGTGTCGACAAGTGGGGCAAGGTCAGTTGTTTTAATGGTTGTTGATGCTGCTGATTTTGATGGGTCATTTCCTAGGAAAGTTGCGAGATTGGTTTCGGATACTATTGATGAGAATTCAGTAGATTGGAAACAAGGGAAATCAGGGAATGTACCTAGAGTTGTTCTTGTGGTGACGAAAATTGATCTGCTTCCACCTTCTTTATCGCCTACGAGGTTGGAGCATTGGATTCGTACACGTGCTCGTGAAGGAGGAGCTAATAAGGTTACTAGTGTTCATTTGGTTAGTGCAGTTAGAGGTTGGGGTTTGAAAAATCTTGTGGATGATGTTTGTAAGCTGGCTGGTGCTAGAGGAAATGTTTGGGCTGTTGGAGCTCAGAATGCAGGGAAATCGACGCTGATTAACTCGATAGGTAAACATGCTAGTGGAGGGGAAGTTAATGAATTGACTGAAGCTCCTGTGCCTGGGACTACTCTGGGGATTATCAGGGTAGAGGGTATTCTTCCTGGTCAAGCGAAATTGTTCGATACTCCAGGACTTTTGCATCCTCACCAGCTTACGACAAGACTTACGAGGGAAGAACAGAAATTGGTGCAAATAAGCAAGGAGTTGAAACCAAGAACCTACAGAATCAAG GCTGGTTATACTGTTCATATTGCTGGCCTAATGAGACTGGATGTAGAGGAAACATCTGTTGATACAGTTTACGTTACCGTCTGGGCTTCTCCTTACCTTCCTTTGCATATGGGAAGAACAGAGAATGTTGAGACTATGCGCGAACACCATTTTGGTCGTCAGTTACAG CCACCTATCAATGAGGAAAGAGTCGAGGAACTTGGAAACTGGGTCCGGAAGAAATTGCATGTGTCGGGAAACAGTTGGGATGTAAGCTCCATAGACGTCTCAGCTTCTGGCGTTGGTTGGTTTGCCGTGGGACTAAAAGGGGAAGCCCGTATAGGTGTTTGGACTTATGATGGCATTGATGTTACATTACGGAACTCACTTATCCCACAAAGGTCAAACCACTTTGAAGTGCCAGGATTTACAGTCTCTAAGATTGTATCTCAAGCAGATCGAGCTACAAATAAACAACCTCAAAGCAAAAAGCAGAAGAAGCAAAAGCATGGCAAAGATGCTGCGTCTGATTCATCACCATTTCCAGATAATGCGGCAGATACAAGTTCTTGCTAG
- the LOC113304435 gene encoding uncharacterized protein LOC113304435 encodes MKSAQEENIVFISGGTSKKRRAAASDQCVQVPVSSKKRAALGEITNFTNSLPTVKSVNVVVEKAKNKIVLKKRKVKEEKRKLEAEIEAVYATDIDKYVHFMEVEDKRRPMYDYH; translated from the exons atGAAATCCGCTCAGGAGGAGAACATTGTGTTCATTTCCGGTGGTACATCGAAGAAGAGACGAGCAGCTGCATCAGATCAGTGTGTGCAAGTTCCGGTTTCGTCGAAAAAGCGAGCCGCTCTGGGAGAGATTACAAACTTCACAAACTCCCTACCGACTGTGAAATCAGTCAATGTAGTTGTTGAAAAAGCCAAGAACAAGATCGTATTGAAGAAGCGGAAAGTGAAGGAAGAGAAAAGGAAATTAGAAGCGGAAATTGAAGCCGTTTACGCGACTGATATCGATAAATATGTTCATTTCATGGAG GTTGAAGATAAGAGAAGGCCAATGTATGATTATCActga
- the LOC113305213 gene encoding cyclin-A3-2-like, producing MERIQEDITIQMRAILVDRLVKIAQVYEFVEDTLYLTVSYIDKFLSSKSVHRQRLELLGLSCMFVAAKYEEIDHPSMEEFSCITNNAELSLLDYRCIKFLPSMVAASVVFLSKFTMQPKIHPWNSALRTYSGYGSFDLKDCVLAIHELQLNKKWGSLVAVRDKYKQHKFKCVALLISPSEIPSTYFEDVIL from the exons ATGGAGAGAATTCAAGAAGATATAACAATTCAAATGCGAGCGATTTTGGTAGATAGGTTGGTTAAAATAGCTCAAGTGTATGAATTTGTGGAAGATACACTTTATCTTACTGTCTCTTACATTGATAAATTTCTTTCGTCGAAATCTGTTCATCGACAAAGACTTGAATTGCTTGGTCTTTCGTGTATGTTTGTTGCGGCAAAGTACGAGGAAATTGATCATCCTAGTATGGAAGAGTTTAGTTGTATAACGAATAATGCTG AATTGAGTTTACTGGATTATCGTTGTATCAAGTTCTTGCCGTCTATGGTTGCCGCTTCGGttgtttttctttcgaaattCACAATGCAGCCTAAGATCCATCCTTGGAATTCAGCTCTGCGAACTTACTCAGGTTATGGCTCATTTGATCTCAAGGATTGTGTTTTAGCTATTCATGAGTTGCAGTTGAATAAGAAATGGGGTTCTTTGGTAGCAGTAAGAGATAAGTATAAACAGCACAAGTTCAAGTGTGTTGCATTGTTGATTTCTCCCTCAGAAATCCCATCGACTTACTTTGAAGATGTCATTCTTTGA
- the LOC113304434 gene encoding protein phosphatase inhibitor 2-like yields MRGRVRWDEANLGEIEANKPVRQKITEPKTPYHPMLEEDGSMSPVNNFDECMDRAEHAEAIRTALTDVASSSRSGKRSGGWTSSEDEADNMDEDGDDEGPETDRKKHFREHRTKHYDEYRKVKELQRTGSFDEDEVEGDGEDKGKDVKSDSSSSLAGGVKAIDIDEDSKNDLPEQPQ; encoded by the exons ATGAG GGGGCGTGTGAGATGGGATGAGGCTAACTTGGGGGAAATCGAGGCCAATAAACCAGTGAGGCAAAAAATCACTGAACCTAAGACTCCTTACCACCCCATGCTTGAGGAAGACG GTTCTATGTCTCCTGTTAATAATTTCGATGAGTGCATGGATAGAGCTGAACATGCAGAAGCTATACGAACTGCATTAACTGATGTTGCGTCGTCAAGTAGAAGCGGCAAACGATCTGGAGGTTGGACATCATCTGAAGATGAGGCAGATAACATGGacgaagatggtgatgatgaag GTCCCGAAACAGATAGAAAGAAACATTTTAGGGAGCACAGGACAAAGCACTATGATGAGTATCGGAAAGTGAAAGAACTTCAACGTACAGGTTCCTTTGACGAAGATGAAGTCGAGGGAGACGGCGAAGATAAGGGGAAGGATGTGAAatctgattcatcatcatcattagcaGGTGGTGTAAAAGCTATAGACATCGATGAAGATAGTAAAAATGATCTACCTGAACAGCCTCAGTAA